CTTATGCCACTAGCATTCCTGTTACCTTTAGCTCTGTTTGTGTGGCGAACGATAGTGCCGATATTGATGAAACCGTATTTACCGCCAGCGGACAAGCTCGCTCTACATTTCAAGACAACAGCTGCGCGGGAAATACCGGCTTCGACGACGAGGTAAGTGCAACGGTTACCATCAATAGCAGTACGTTAAGTGTGTCCCGCTCTATAGAAATTCTGCCTGAAACCGCAGGTAGCATCGCCTTTATCGATGCGTCTCCGTCATCGATTGTAATCAGTGGTACGGGCGGCCAAGATGCAAGCTCAGTATCAAGAGTAACTTTTCAAGTTAATAGTGCGCTGGGTAATCCACTTGCTCAACAAGAAGTGGCGTTTAGTTTAAACAGTAATATTGGTGGCCTGGCGCTTTCCCCTGACACTGCACTGACTAACTCTGAAGGCCAAGTCAGTACCTTTGTGACTGCCGGTAGCGTACCTACTGCAGTTCGGGTCACTGCTGTTACTGAAATTGATGATACTAGCATTCAGTCTCAGTCTGACTTACTTAGCGTGAACACTGGGTTGCCAGATCAAAACAGTATTAGTTTGTCGCCATCGAGTTTGAACCCTGAAGCGCACACCATTAACGGCAACGAACTGACCATTACCGCTAGCGCGGCTGATGCTTTTAACAATCCAGTGCCAGACGGCACCACGCTAAACTTCACCACCGAAGGCGGATTAATTGAACCAAGCTGTACCACCCAAAGTGGCAGTTGCAGTGTGACTTGGACAAGTGCCGAACCAAGAGTCGCCGACCACCGAATTACGGTCATGGTGACAGCAGTAGGCCATGAAACCTTAATAGATGCTAATGGCAATAACCTATACGACGATGCTGATGGCGGCGCAATTACCGGCAGCACGGGTAACGGACTATCCATATTACTGCCTGATACCACCGGCTTTATCGATTACCCTGAAGCATGGAGAGACGACAACGAAAACGGTAGCTATGACGCCACAGAGCCCTTTTTCGATTACGACAGTTCAGGTGACTTCACCCTGGCCAATGGACTATTTGATGGCCCGCAGTGCGATGCCACAAGCTGTGGAAACAGCGCGCTGCATGTGAGGCGTGCCATGGTGATTATTATGTCATCGTCATCTGCATTACTAACGTTTAACAGCAGTACCGATGCGCTAGCGAACAACACTAATCCGCCTGGGTTAACGCCTGTGTTGAGTATCCCAAGAGGAAGCAATGCGTTGCTATCGTTAGCGTATTCAGATACCGCCAATCAGCCATTAGCGGAAGATACTGAAATTAGCATTACAAGCTCTGAAGGAGGTATTTCAGGTTCACTTGAAGCCACAGTACCTTCTACCAACGAAGCAGGTAGCAGACAGCTATCATTCGTACTGACAAACCTATTAGATGAGTCGGAAGCCAGCACCAGTGCGATTGTAAGTGCGCTAGTGACCTCTCCCAGTGGCGTTACTACCAGTCTTGATATGGTAGTCACTTTAGAATAGAAGGCTCTTTCGTAACTAACATGCTGCACTGACCGTATATAAACAGTCATAAATATTGCAATAAAAAAGGCGCCAACCGGCGCCTTTTCTCGAATTCTCACACTAGCGTAACGCGTAATTTACGCCGTTCCGCCCACAGTCAGCTCGTCTATTTTCAATGTAGGTTGGCCTACGCCAACAGGCACGCTTTGGCCGTCTTTACCACACACGCCAACGCCGTTGTCTAATGCCACATCGTTGCCAATCATGGAAATTTTCTGCATAACTTCAGGGCCATTTCCAATCAAAGTAGCGCCCTTAACTGGTGCGGTAATTTTACCATTTTCAATAAGGTATGCTTCTGCACTAGAAAATACGAATTTACCTGATGTGATATCAACCTGCCCACCGGCAAAGTTAGGCGCGTAAATACCTTTTTCGATAGAGGCGATAATCTCTTTCGGATCGTACTGCCCTTCTAGCATGTAAGTATTGGTCATGCGCGGCATAGGTAAATGCGCATAAGACTCGCGACGACCGTTTCCAGTTGGCGCAACACTCATTAGCTTGGCGTTATGCTTATCTTGCATGTAGCCTTTTAGAATGCCATCTTCAATAAGTACATTGTGCTGTGTTGGTGTACCTTCGTCATCAACCGACAACGAGCCACGACGATCAGCTAATGTGCCATCGTCTACTACTGTTACACCCTTTGCAGCTACTCGCTGACCAATCTTCCCGCTAAAGGTAGATGCACCTTTACGGTTAAAGTCGCCTTCAAGACCATGACCCACCGCTTCGTGTAACAATACACCAGGCCAGCCATTACCCAATACTACCGGCATAGCACCCGCTGGGGATGCCACCGCTTGCATATTAACCCGAGCCATATGCAGGGCGTCGTCGGCTAATTGCTCATAGTAGGGGCGACCGTCTTTATCTGACTCAAAAAAGGAATAGGCGTATCTACCGCCAGCACCCGCACTGCCACGCTCACGACGATCACCGTCTTCAAGCAACACAGAACAATTAAGGCGAACCAAGGGGCGGATATCGGTGGCAAATGTACCATCACTGGCAGCCACTAAAATTTCTTCGTATACACCACTAATGCTCACTACAACCTGATTGGCTGATGGCTCTTGCTGCCTAACATACGCGTCCACGGCTTTTAGCAAAGAGATTTTCTCTGCATCTTGCATAGCGAGAATAGGGTTTTTCTCACCGTAGCGCGCTTGATAGTCGCTACGCCCTAACGATGATACTTTTTGCGAACCGCCATCCGGGGCAATACTGCGCGCAGCGTTGCACGCCTTTACCAAGGCATCTTCGCTGATTTCATCTGAATAGGCGAAACCGGTTTTTTCACCGCTAATGGCGCGAACGCCAACGCCACGTTCAATGTTATAGCTACCTTCTTTTATAATGCCATCTTCGAGCACCCAACTTTCGTGTTGGCTCGACTGAAAATAAAGATCAGCATAATCGGTATCGTGACGATGGATACCCGAAAGGGCTTTTTCTAGCGACGCTACATCTAGTCCAGAGTCAGACAGTAAATGGCGTTCAACAGATTTAGACAAAGTGACTCCTGAATCGGTTATGTTCGGCAACCGGCATATTTTGTTTAATGGCTTGTCGCGTTTCAATATTAACACTGGTTTGAATGACACCAATATTTTGAGGTAGCTCGCTCAAGGTTTCACCCCACGGCGAAACCACTAGGCTGTGACCAAAGGTTTCACGGCCATTTTGGTGCTCACCGGTTTGATTAGCGGCTACTACATAGCATTGTTTCTCAATGGCTCGCGCTTTCACTAACGTGTGCCAGTGCGCTTCACCTGTTCTTTGCGTAAAGGCAGCAGGCAACACTAAAATATCGATATCCCCCATGGCGGTAAACAAGCCTGGAAAGCGCACATCATAACATACCGCTAGCCCAATGTTGCCAATTGGGGTTTTTACCGTAACAACTTCACTGCCTGGGTTTGTAAACTTAGATTCTTTGTAGCTGCCCGTATTGTCATCAACCGACACATCAAAAAGGTGAATTTTACGATAGTCGGCCAATACTGTGCCGTCTGGGCCAAACAATAAACACGCTGCTGAAAACTTTGACGCATCATTGGTAGCCATAGGAAATGTGCCCGAAACAATGTAGCACTCATGGGCTTTGGCTAGCGCCGATAAACGTTGCTGAATCAGCCCTTCATCTTTGACTTCGGCGGCATTGAGTAGCTCGCCATCTTTGGTACCAAAACAGGCAAAGCATTCTGGCAATACCACCAAGCTGTCTTTTGGGACTTGTTCGTTGGCAAGCGCCTGCTCTACATGATTTAAATTGTCTTCTACACTGGGTGTAGATGTCATTTGAACTGCAACTAGATTAACCATCGATAACCTCCATTTTTACTCTGCGTAAATCATCTTCGGTAAGCGGCCGATCTAATGGCGAAGTGCTTTCTGGCGACACATTCGCCGGTAAGCTTATATCTTTACTATGTCGTTCTACTTCTTCGAACTGCGGATTAGTAATGGTACCAGAAACCTTATAGTTCACGTTCGAGATAACTTTAGCAGATGTTAACACTTGATCTAACGCCAGCGCAGCCAATGCGGTTGGAGGCGTAGCTAAAAAGTACACTAAAAAGGGCAAGTTGCCCGTTACATTAGGGGCAAAGG
The nucleotide sequence above comes from Alteromonas naphthalenivorans. Encoded proteins:
- the tldD gene encoding metalloprotease TldD produces the protein MSKSVERHLLSDSGLDVASLEKALSGIHRHDTDYADLYFQSSQHESWVLEDGIIKEGSYNIERGVGVRAISGEKTGFAYSDEISEDALVKACNAARSIAPDGGSQKVSSLGRSDYQARYGEKNPILAMQDAEKISLLKAVDAYVRQQEPSANQVVVSISGVYEEILVAASDGTFATDIRPLVRLNCSVLLEDGDRRERGSAGAGGRYAYSFFESDKDGRPYYEQLADDALHMARVNMQAVASPAGAMPVVLGNGWPGVLLHEAVGHGLEGDFNRKGASTFSGKIGQRVAAKGVTVVDDGTLADRRGSLSVDDEGTPTQHNVLIEDGILKGYMQDKHNAKLMSVAPTGNGRRESYAHLPMPRMTNTYMLEGQYDPKEIIASIEKGIYAPNFAGGQVDITSGKFVFSSAEAYLIENGKITAPVKGATLIGNGPEVMQKISMIGNDVALDNGVGVCGKDGQSVPVGVGQPTLKIDELTVGGTA
- a CDS encoding carbon-nitrogen hydrolase family protein; translated protein: MVNLVAVQMTSTPSVEDNLNHVEQALANEQVPKDSLVVLPECFACFGTKDGELLNAAEVKDEGLIQQRLSALAKAHECYIVSGTFPMATNDASKFSAACLLFGPDGTVLADYRKIHLFDVSVDDNTGSYKESKFTNPGSEVVTVKTPIGNIGLAVCYDVRFPGLFTAMGDIDILVLPAAFTQRTGEAHWHTLVKARAIEKQCYVVAANQTGEHQNGRETFGHSLVVSPWGETLSELPQNIGVIQTSVNIETRQAIKQNMPVAEHNRFRSHFV
- a CDS encoding Ig-like domain-containing protein — its product is MGRLLAAFAFVWVLSGCNGTSGANGDDPFGSSDDDSTTSPVVALSLEIGDANCNTVNQASFDIGDTACITATITEDGAALAGEIVSFTSGIGTLSVSDKLTDSNGEAIVYLDSDSAIAGASTITATYDSTSSEANIEFLIADTDTVFLPTLSLTLSDSAGNQVSRITADETGTLSASLVNIDDTPITDAIVSFQVSRGSVSIDDALTTSDGLANSQLLPTDDDLGAGTATVSYVYNEQTLTATLNYEIQSSAVTDEVIRIGTFDNGEFVAGLLGVDGYTTDEDVVIAAGATLGVNVALVNSEGETYATSIPVTFSSVCVANDSADIDETVFTASGQARSTFQDNSCAGNTGFDDEVSATVTINSSTLSVSRSIEILPETAGSIAFIDASPSSIVISGTGGQDASSVSRVTFQVNSALGNPLAQQEVAFSLNSNIGGLALSPDTALTNSEGQVSTFVTAGSVPTAVRVTAVTEIDDTSIQSQSDLLSVNTGLPDQNSISLSPSSLNPEAHTINGNELTITASAADAFNNPVPDGTTLNFTTEGGLIEPSCTTQSGSCSVTWTSAEPRVADHRITVMVTAVGHETLIDANGNNLYDDADGGAITGSTGNGLSILLPDTTGFIDYPEAWRDDNENGSYDATEPFFDYDSSGDFTLANGLFDGPQCDATSCGNSALHVRRAMVIIMSSSSALLTFNSSTDALANNTNPPGLTPVLSIPRGSNALLSLAYSDTANQPLAEDTEISITSSEGGISGSLEATVPSTNEAGSRQLSFVLTNLLDESEASTSAIVSALVTSPSGVTTSLDMVVTLE